The Agromyces atrinae genome window below encodes:
- a CDS encoding LCP family protein: protein MPRQNGALDALKVVAISLSVVLVAAVGIVGYAVLDTWNSVQSNAVDITSDGVVPPAPASIGALEGGFDMLIVGTDNDADQGDAFGARDATLNDVNIWLHVAADHSTAVAVSLPRDLVIPHPECTDPATGESFSAMSAQPLNVAYSRGGLSCVVDTVESLTGAEIGYAGTVSFNGVIALTDAVGGVPVCLVEPINDPLADLDLPAGTSIVEGETALAFLRTRHGVGDGSDLARISVQQSYLSSLLRTVKSDATFSDPLTLYRIARVAADHMTLSTTLANLTTMASMALTLKDIDLEKVVFVQLPVVGDPDNPGKVIPDEAKTEELLALVLSDQPFTLAGPVGSGVVVTPTEEPAPPAEPEEPTEPVDPEAPVTEEPPVVAAPPTLEVPGTNAAQETCATPFGG from the coding sequence TTGCCGCGACAGAACGGTGCACTCGACGCTCTCAAGGTCGTCGCGATCTCGCTCTCGGTGGTGCTCGTCGCCGCGGTCGGCATCGTCGGGTACGCCGTCCTCGACACGTGGAACTCGGTGCAGTCGAACGCCGTCGACATCACGAGCGACGGTGTCGTCCCTCCCGCGCCCGCGAGCATCGGCGCCCTCGAGGGCGGCTTCGACATGCTCATCGTGGGAACCGACAACGACGCCGATCAGGGCGATGCGTTCGGCGCCCGCGACGCGACCCTCAACGACGTCAACATCTGGCTCCACGTCGCGGCCGACCACTCGACGGCCGTCGCCGTGAGTCTTCCGCGCGACCTCGTCATCCCGCACCCCGAGTGCACCGACCCCGCGACGGGCGAGTCGTTCAGCGCGATGTCGGCCCAGCCGCTCAACGTCGCCTACTCGCGCGGCGGCCTCAGCTGCGTCGTCGACACCGTCGAGAGCCTCACCGGCGCCGAGATCGGCTACGCCGGAACGGTCTCGTTCAACGGCGTCATCGCGCTCACCGACGCGGTCGGCGGCGTGCCCGTGTGCCTCGTCGAACCCATCAACGACCCGCTCGCCGACCTCGACCTTCCCGCGGGTACGAGCATCGTCGAGGGCGAGACGGCTCTCGCGTTCCTGCGCACCCGCCACGGCGTCGGCGACGGCAGCGACCTCGCGCGCATCTCGGTGCAGCAGTCGTACCTGTCGTCGTTGCTCCGCACGGTGAAGTCGGACGCCACCTTCTCCGACCCGCTCACGCTCTACCGCATCGCCCGCGTCGCGGCCGACCACATGACGCTCTCGACGACGCTCGCGAACCTCACGACGATGGCGTCGATGGCGCTGACGCTCAAGGACATCGACCTCGAGAAGGTCGTCTTCGTGCAGCTGCCCGTCGTCGGCGACCCCGACAACCCGGGCAAGGTCATCCCCGATGAGGCGAAGACCGAGGAACTGCTCGCGCTCGTGCTCTCGGACCAGCCGTTCACGCTCGCCGGCCCCGTGGGATCGGGAGTCGTCGTGACCCCCACCGAGGAGCCGGCGCCGCCCGCCGAACCCGAAGAGCCCACCGAACCGGTCGACCCCGAGGCACCGGTGACGGAGGAGCCGCCCGTCGTGGCCGCACCCCCGACGCTCGAGGTGCCGGGCACGAACGCCGCTCAAGAGACCTGCGCGACACCGTTCGGAGGCTGA
- the menC gene encoding o-succinylbenzoate synthase: MRLEAIELHRVALPLVRPFETSFGRETERDVLLVHVRTDAGDGWGECVAGRDPFYSSEYVEGAAAVIERYLAPALFAARQPATRPTTARAARNREIAPLASSVAPALAGIAGHRMAKAALEAAVLDAELRASGTSMGTFFGAERSWVDCGVSVGIAPSIDDLLDEVAGYVAEGYRRIKLKIKPGWDLLPVAAVRELLGPRGLLQVDANTAYSRADVPLLAELDAFGLLLVEQPFAEEDIASHVALAAASTTPVCLDESILDVTTALDAIDRGATSVVNIKAGRMGGYLEALAVHDACRERDVPVWCGGMLESGIGRAANVALAALPGFTLPGDTSGSRRYFAEDLTAPFELGEGEHRGQLAVPAGAGTGVTVRSDLVERLSSRSVTILER, translated from the coding sequence ATGCGTCTCGAGGCGATCGAGCTGCACCGGGTCGCGCTTCCCCTCGTGCGACCCTTCGAGACGTCGTTCGGCCGTGAGACCGAGCGCGACGTGCTGCTCGTGCACGTGCGCACCGACGCGGGCGACGGCTGGGGCGAGTGCGTCGCCGGTCGCGATCCGTTCTACAGCTCGGAGTACGTCGAGGGCGCGGCTGCGGTCATCGAGCGCTATCTTGCGCCCGCGCTGTTCGCGGCACGGCAACCCGCGACTCGGCCGACGACGGCCCGCGCGGCGCGCAATCGTGAGATCGCCCCGCTGGCGTCATCCGTCGCCCCCGCGCTCGCCGGCATCGCCGGCCACCGCATGGCGAAGGCCGCGCTCGAGGCTGCGGTGCTCGACGCCGAGCTGCGGGCGAGCGGCACGTCGATGGGCACCTTCTTCGGCGCCGAGCGCTCGTGGGTCGACTGCGGCGTCTCGGTCGGCATCGCACCGTCGATCGACGACCTGCTCGACGAGGTCGCGGGGTACGTCGCCGAGGGGTACCGGCGCATCAAGCTCAAGATCAAGCCCGGGTGGGACCTGCTGCCCGTCGCCGCGGTGCGGGAGCTCCTCGGGCCGCGCGGGCTGCTGCAGGTCGATGCGAATACGGCGTACTCGCGCGCCGACGTCCCCCTCCTCGCCGAGCTCGACGCGTTCGGCCTGCTCCTCGTCGAGCAGCCGTTCGCCGAGGAGGACATCGCGTCGCACGTCGCGCTCGCCGCAGCGAGTACGACGCCCGTGTGCCTCGACGAGTCGATCCTCGACGTGACGACGGCGCTCGACGCGATCGACCGCGGAGCGACGTCGGTCGTGAACATCAAAGCAGGGCGCATGGGCGGATACCTCGAGGCACTCGCCGTGCACGACGCGTGTCGCGAGCGCGATGTGCCCGTGTGGTGCGGCGGCATGCTCGAGTCGGGTATCGGCCGGGCGGCGAACGTCGCTCTCGCGGCCCTTCCCGGGTTCACGCTCCCGGGCGACACGTCGGGCTCCCGCCGCTACTTCGCCGAAGACCTCACCGCACCGTTCGAACTCGGAGAGGGCGAGCACCGCGGCCAGCTCGCCGTTCCGGCGGGTGCGGGCACGGGAGTGACGGTGCGCTCCGACCTCGTCGAGCGCCTCTCGTCGCGTTCGGTAACGATTCTCGAACGCTGA
- a CDS encoding GNAT family N-acetyltransferase codes for MSDERAVDDAFRLADEAASAAGIRIRPAAEADFPAVVALFERTWGPGRSPDRSMLQAMDYAGNTVLIALDESGPVGATLGFLGWDEGVHLHSHMNAVVPWRRSGGVGYALKLLQRALCLEQGVTEMRWTFDPLIRRNAHFNLVKLGADVVGFLPDFYGRLDDAISGGDRTDRFEVRWRLASPRTARSLARHALPEWAADEAFELAPDFETLRADDASEATRLRDASRTVFERTSAAGLRPEFDASGRYVFTRDDVDREP; via the coding sequence GTGAGCGACGAGCGAGCCGTCGACGACGCGTTCCGTCTCGCCGACGAGGCGGCGTCGGCGGCGGGCATCCGTATCCGCCCTGCCGCGGAGGCCGACTTCCCCGCGGTCGTCGCGCTCTTCGAACGTACGTGGGGTCCGGGCCGGAGCCCCGACCGTTCGATGCTGCAGGCGATGGACTACGCGGGCAACACGGTGCTCATCGCGCTCGACGAGTCGGGCCCGGTGGGCGCGACCCTCGGCTTCCTCGGCTGGGACGAGGGCGTGCACCTGCACTCGCACATGAACGCGGTCGTGCCGTGGCGGCGCAGCGGGGGAGTCGGCTACGCGCTCAAACTCCTGCAGCGCGCGCTCTGCCTCGAGCAGGGCGTCACCGAGATGCGCTGGACGTTCGATCCGCTCATCCGCCGCAACGCGCACTTCAACCTCGTGAAGCTCGGCGCCGACGTCGTCGGGTTCCTGCCCGACTTCTACGGGCGGCTCGACGACGCGATCTCGGGCGGCGACCGCACCGATCGCTTCGAGGTGCGCTGGCGGCTCGCCTCGCCGCGCACGGCCCGCTCCCTCGCGCGGCACGCGCTGCCCGAGTGGGCGGCGGATGAAGCGTTCGAGCTCGCCCCCGACTTCGAGACCCTGCGGGCGGATGACGCGAGCGAGGCCACGCGCCTCCGCGACGCATCACGCACGGTATTCGAACGCACGAGCGCCGCGGGACTCCGCCCCGAGTTCGACGCGTCGGGCCGGTACGTGTTCACACGCGACGACGTCGATCGCGAGCCGTGA
- a CDS encoding saccharopine dehydrogenase family protein produces MRILLVGAGGVGDAIAKIAARRDFYEQIIVSDYDEARAHRTVDWITEKHGPDVAARFDTAQIDASDPEVVARVAREHRATHVMNAVEPKFVPSIFAGALAAGADYLDMAMSLSEPHATDPYSETGVKLGDDQFAQAGDWETAGRLALVGMGVEPGLSDVFARYAADHLFSEIDELGTRDGANLVVTDDAGNEIFAPSFSIWTTIEECLNPPVIWEKDAGWFTTPPFSEPEVFHFPEGIGPVECVNVEHEEVLLMPRWVDAKRVTFKYGLGEEFINVLRVLHLLGLDSTTPVRVRSANGPVEVAPRDVVAAGLPDPATIGPRMTGKTCAGLWVTGTGTDGQPREVYLYHVSDNEWTMREYESQCVVWQTALNPVIALELLARGTWSGRGVLGPEAFDAEPFLELMRAPEAEGGYGQAWGLEDRLAS; encoded by the coding sequence ATGAGAATCCTCCTCGTCGGTGCGGGCGGAGTCGGTGACGCGATCGCGAAGATCGCCGCCCGCCGCGACTTCTACGAACAGATCATCGTGAGCGACTACGACGAGGCGCGAGCGCATCGCACCGTCGACTGGATCACCGAGAAGCACGGGCCCGACGTCGCGGCCAGGTTCGACACGGCGCAGATCGATGCGAGCGATCCCGAGGTCGTCGCGCGTGTCGCCCGTGAGCACCGCGCGACGCACGTCATGAACGCCGTCGAGCCGAAGTTCGTGCCGTCGATCTTCGCGGGAGCGCTCGCCGCGGGGGCCGACTACCTCGACATGGCGATGAGCCTGTCGGAGCCGCACGCGACCGACCCGTACAGCGAGACGGGCGTGAAGCTCGGCGACGACCAGTTCGCGCAGGCCGGCGACTGGGAGACCGCGGGGCGCCTCGCGCTCGTGGGCATGGGCGTCGAGCCTGGGCTTTCCGACGTCTTCGCGCGCTACGCCGCCGACCACCTCTTCAGCGAGATCGACGAGCTCGGCACGCGCGACGGTGCGAACCTCGTCGTGACGGATGACGCGGGCAACGAGATCTTCGCGCCGTCGTTCTCGATCTGGACGACGATCGAGGAGTGCCTGAACCCTCCCGTGATCTGGGAGAAGGACGCGGGTTGGTTCACGACGCCGCCGTTCTCCGAGCCCGAGGTGTTCCACTTCCCCGAGGGCATCGGCCCCGTCGAGTGCGTCAATGTCGAGCACGAAGAGGTGCTGCTCATGCCGCGCTGGGTCGATGCGAAGCGCGTGACCTTCAAGTACGGCCTCGGCGAGGAGTTCATCAACGTTCTCCGCGTGCTGCACCTGCTCGGCCTCGACTCGACGACGCCCGTGCGGGTGCGCAGCGCGAACGGCCCCGTCGAGGTCGCCCCGCGCGATGTCGTCGCGGCGGGCCTTCCCGACCCGGCGACGATCGGCCCGCGGATGACGGGCAAGACGTGCGCCGGACTCTGGGTGACCGGCACGGGCACCGACGGGCAGCCGCGCGAGGTGTACCTCTACCACGTGAGCGATAACGAGTGGACGATGCGCGAGTACGAGAGCCAGTGCGTCGTGTGGCAGACGGCGCTGAACCCCGTCATCGCGCTCGAACTGCTCGCCCGCGGCACGTGGTCGGGCCGCGGCGTGCTCGGGCCCGAGGCGTTCGACGCCGAACCGTTCCTCGAACTCATGCGCGCCCCCGAGGCCGAGGGCGGCTACGGGCAGGCGTGGGGACTCGAAGACCGACTGGCGTCGTGA
- a CDS encoding endonuclease domain-containing protein, giving the protein MSHLTSIVSRAGEVVHVRQLQHAGVRRRAILAAIERGELIRIRVGWYASPRADVDQWKAVLAGGALGCVSALARDGVWSGIGRDLHVSVSRAAHPRLMTSAPGGVRVPVWGPRASADVRRNRSVRLSTGEMPTVHRHEGGIPLGHPTWAVPAPIALAQALRCQTSEHALAVLDSIIREGVMARDEAIAVARRVPSVARLVATDPFIGIPESGVESIFLRRVAALGLSVRPQFRHPVGGRFDGIIEGCLAYEVDGFAHHASADAFAADHDRTLRSLAFGLPVIRVTARHVLADWPIVESAILRAVADARLLRDIRHLPPAG; this is encoded by the coding sequence ATGTCGCACCTCACCTCGATCGTCAGCCGAGCCGGTGAAGTGGTGCATGTGCGGCAGCTCCAGCACGCAGGTGTGCGTAGGCGCGCCATCCTCGCGGCGATCGAGCGCGGAGAGCTCATCCGCATCCGTGTGGGCTGGTACGCGAGTCCGCGCGCTGACGTCGATCAGTGGAAGGCTGTCCTCGCAGGCGGCGCACTCGGCTGCGTCTCGGCACTCGCCCGTGACGGGGTGTGGTCGGGCATCGGCCGCGATCTCCATGTCTCGGTGAGTAGGGCCGCGCATCCTCGTCTGATGACGTCGGCGCCGGGCGGCGTGCGGGTGCCGGTGTGGGGTCCGCGGGCCAGCGCGGATGTTCGACGCAACCGGAGCGTGCGGCTCTCGACGGGTGAGATGCCGACGGTGCATCGCCATGAGGGTGGCATTCCGCTCGGGCACCCGACGTGGGCCGTGCCCGCACCGATCGCACTCGCCCAAGCGCTCCGCTGCCAGACGTCGGAACACGCTCTCGCTGTTCTCGACTCGATCATTCGTGAGGGCGTGATGGCGAGGGACGAGGCCATCGCCGTCGCTCGACGGGTGCCGTCGGTCGCGCGACTCGTCGCCACCGATCCGTTCATCGGCATCCCCGAGTCGGGTGTCGAGTCGATCTTCCTCCGCCGTGTCGCCGCGCTCGGCCTCTCGGTGCGGCCGCAGTTCCGTCATCCCGTCGGCGGTCGGTTCGACGGAATCATCGAGGGGTGTCTCGCGTACGAGGTCGACGGCTTCGCACATCACGCGAGCGCCGATGCGTTCGCCGCTGACCACGACCGTACGCTCCGCTCGCTCGCGTTCGGTCTTCCCGTCATCCGCGTCACCGCGCGGCACGTGCTCGCCGACTGGCCGATCGTGGAGAGCGCGATCCTCCGTGCCGTGGCGGACGCCCGGCTTCTCCGAGACATCCGTCATCTCCCGCCGGCCGGCTGA